The following coding sequences are from one Ancylobacter sp. TS-1 window:
- a CDS encoding lipopolysaccharide biosynthesis protein: MTARRRKSWPQPTPKGARVLSAFARRLAISGVSALVVAGVAAQAVNLLAYPALTHFYTPADFGLFSVITSVSTFAGAIVLLRLETLYQIAPADEEEGLLTAAVLVALAMTVLTFLVALFFGGMLIAQVSYGFEGSNWHWSYALLIAGLAAANGILSLAREYGAKAGRYKRLAAAQVARTVLTIGAQLGLVFVLTTATSSALMAGFSLGLVISTLMIWPIRARTLQTLVETPRHALATTRRLLAQYATYVRIDVVNVLVRLSSLIAYPIFVLASFGVAETGLYAVASRITFIPIDVLAASISTVFFQKFAAAVRDGAGTARLYLVALAGAAAIAVAIAAALALVAGPLVDLVFGDGWARTAVIILYLLPTFLSRFVITCIGSAPLALKRPGILLWWNIVQLAIIAGTLVATRHQSLELFLLCSGLALLAASAVYAGVLHVTISRRPPVYSHTEAS; the protein is encoded by the coding sequence ATGACCGCGCGGCGCCGCAAGTCCTGGCCGCAACCGACCCCCAAGGGCGCCCGCGTCCTCTCCGCTTTCGCTCGGCGCCTCGCCATCAGTGGCGTCTCAGCGCTGGTCGTCGCGGGGGTCGCAGCGCAAGCGGTGAACCTTCTCGCCTATCCGGCGCTGACCCATTTCTATACCCCTGCGGACTTCGGCCTGTTCAGCGTCATCACCTCGGTGTCGACCTTCGCCGGGGCCATCGTGCTCCTCAGGCTCGAAACGCTATACCAGATCGCGCCCGCCGACGAGGAAGAGGGGCTCCTGACCGCCGCTGTCCTTGTGGCGCTGGCTATGACTGTGCTCACTTTCCTCGTCGCGCTATTCTTCGGCGGCATGCTGATCGCCCAGGTCAGCTACGGCTTCGAAGGCTCCAATTGGCACTGGAGTTATGCGCTCCTGATCGCCGGGCTTGCTGCGGCCAACGGAATCCTGTCGCTCGCGCGCGAGTACGGCGCCAAGGCCGGGCGCTACAAACGCCTCGCCGCCGCCCAAGTCGCGCGCACCGTGCTCACCATCGGCGCGCAACTCGGCCTCGTCTTCGTGCTGACTACAGCCACATCTTCGGCGCTGATGGCGGGCTTCAGCCTTGGGCTTGTCATCTCCACTCTGATGATCTGGCCGATCCGCGCCCGCACCCTCCAGACCCTCGTCGAAACCCCGCGCCATGCGCTCGCCACCACTCGCCGCTTGCTCGCGCAGTATGCCACCTATGTCCGCATCGACGTGGTCAATGTGCTGGTCCGCCTGTCGAGCCTCATCGCCTACCCGATCTTCGTGCTCGCAAGTTTCGGGGTCGCCGAGACCGGCCTCTACGCCGTCGCCAGCCGGATCACCTTCATTCCCATCGACGTGCTGGCCGCCTCGATCTCGACGGTGTTTTTCCAGAAGTTCGCGGCCGCCGTGCGCGACGGAGCAGGGACCGCGCGGCTCTACCTCGTCGCCCTCGCCGGGGCGGCCGCCATCGCCGTCGCCATCGCCGCGGCGCTGGCGCTGGTGGCGGGGCCGCTGGTCGACCTCGTTTTCGGCGACGGCTGGGCGCGGACCGCGGTCATCATCCTCTACCTCCTGCCCACCTTCCTTTCGCGTTTCGTCATTACCTGCATCGGGTCCGCGCCGCTGGCGCTGAAGCGCCCCGGGATCTTGTTGTGGTGGAACATCGTCCAGTTGGCGATCATCGCGGGTACCCTCGTCGCCACCCGCCACCAATCGCTCGAGCTTTTTCTGCTCTGTTCAGGGCTTGCCCTACTCGCCGCTAGCGCGGTCTACGCGGGCGTGCTCCATGTCACCATTTCCCGCCGCCCGCCGGTTTATTCCCATACCGAGGCAAGCTGA
- a CDS encoding acyltransferase: protein MQSLVRKLWFRAYLAASRFDGRPMRALRKRALEGATGRKAPGLFVDPTVRITGVDTLTFGSNVSLHYWSYIGAEGGLSIGNNVAIGHFANILTTDHQFTDTTRPIKDQPLLHRPVTIGDDVWIGSNVTILAGVEIGPRTVIAAGAVVKHSFPEGHVVIGGVPARVLKTL from the coding sequence ATGCAGTCCCTGGTCCGCAAGCTCTGGTTCCGTGCCTACCTCGCCGCGTCCCGGTTCGACGGGCGGCCGATGCGGGCCCTGCGCAAACGCGCCCTCGAAGGCGCGACGGGCCGCAAGGCCCCGGGGCTCTTCGTCGACCCCACCGTCCGGATCACCGGGGTCGACACCCTCACGTTCGGAAGCAACGTCTCGCTCCACTACTGGAGCTACATTGGCGCCGAGGGTGGGCTCAGCATCGGCAACAATGTCGCCATTGGCCATTTCGCCAACATCCTCACCACCGACCACCAATTCACCGACACGACCCGCCCGATCAAGGACCAACCGCTGCTCCACCGCCCGGTCACCATCGGCGACGACGTCTGGATAGGGTCGAACGTGACCATCCTCGCCGGGGTAGAGATAGGCCCGCGCACGGTGATTGCGGCGGGCGCGGTGGTGAAGCACTCCTTCCCCGAAGGCCATGTCGTGATCGGCGGTGTGCCCGCGCGAGTGCTGAAAACCCTCTGA
- a CDS encoding SDR family NAD(P)-dependent oxidoreductase — protein sequence MTNSDNGPEMLKGRKMLVTGAAGFIGSHICEGLLALGAKVVALDDMSAGRQANIGIFEDNRNYTFVKGSVTDTDDKMHEIFDGLDTVFHNAASKKNICLHDPQRDLEINAGGPLNLLMLAKEYGTRKFVHASTGSIYGEPSVFPTDENHPFRPVSYYGVSKLAGERYVDTFHQLYDMDTTILRYFHVYGPRQESNEFGGVVSIFMRKIAEGKSPVVFGHGEQVRSFTYVKDLVEVNVRAATTPAAKGQAYNAASGIRVTINDLANNMLKFTNRNDISVEHGPPLVGDIMNFDIDNTKVRTDLGINFNLDFWGTLEASLSDIAGFLKLDR from the coding sequence GTGACGAACTCCGACAACGGCCCCGAGATGCTCAAGGGCCGCAAGATGCTGGTCACCGGAGCCGCAGGCTTCATCGGCTCGCATATCTGCGAAGGGCTTCTCGCACTCGGCGCAAAGGTAGTGGCTCTCGACGACATGTCGGCCGGACGACAGGCTAATATAGGCATCTTCGAAGACAACCGCAATTACACCTTCGTCAAGGGCAGCGTCACCGACACCGACGACAAGATGCACGAGATCTTCGACGGGCTCGACACGGTGTTCCACAACGCCGCCTCGAAGAAGAACATTTGCCTGCACGACCCCCAGCGCGATCTCGAGATCAACGCCGGCGGGCCGCTCAACCTGTTAATGCTGGCCAAGGAATACGGCACCCGCAAATTCGTCCACGCTTCGACCGGTTCGATCTACGGCGAACCTTCGGTATTCCCCACCGACGAAAACCACCCATTCCGGCCTGTCTCCTACTACGGCGTGTCGAAGCTTGCTGGCGAGCGCTACGTCGATACCTTCCACCAGCTCTACGACATGGACACCACCATCCTGCGCTACTTCCACGTCTACGGACCGCGCCAGGAATCGAACGAGTTTGGCGGCGTGGTGTCGATTTTCATGCGCAAGATCGCCGAGGGCAAAAGCCCCGTCGTTTTCGGCCACGGCGAGCAAGTGCGCTCGTTCACCTACGTCAAGGACCTAGTCGAGGTGAACGTACGGGCCGCCACCACCCCCGCGGCCAAGGGTCAAGCTTACAATGCCGCGTCCGGCATCCGGGTCACGATCAACGACCTTGCCAACAATATGCTGAAATTCACCAACCGCAACGACATTTCAGTCGAGCACGGCCCGCCTTTGGTCGGCGACATCATGAATTTCGATATCGACAATACCAAGGTGCGAACTGACCTCGGTATCAACTTCAACCTCGATTTCTGGGGCACGCTTGAAGCGTCGCTCTCAGACATCGCCGGTTTCCTGAAGCTCGACAGATGA
- a CDS encoding glycosyltransferase — protein MFIDSSYTLSEIRERDLSHVLNIRLLDGYWDRVISAHPLDMRSTGAGAEARIGPTVVEEIDPHHSFVRGRFGRYAGLKRLSALNAFLALFGFWRTLVRLAKREGVDAVRAGDPLLCGLIGLCVARATGAKFVVRIPANNRMIRASTGEPMQPRFTRSIRVEERLEHLVISRADVVIAPSSDYADFAVSNGAKPGAIHLVRYGAMIDPRHLIPAADRPPPQVPGLEVRLAERPWMLHVGRLDRIKHIEDCFDVLETLAGDGSEAGLMLVGDGPMRAALEARSEKAGLANRTLFLGNLAQDQLFALLPTATVVLSPLTGRALAEAAYAACPIVAYDLDWQGDLILDGETGVLVPARDSAAMAAGAARLLDDPDHARAMGAAVRALAIDMLSPEAAYRTERAAYDALGIAP, from the coding sequence ATGTTCATCGACAGCTCTTACACCCTCTCGGAGATCCGCGAGCGTGATCTTAGCCACGTCTTGAACATACGCCTTCTCGACGGCTACTGGGATCGGGTCATCTCGGCCCACCCGCTTGACATGCGCAGTACTGGAGCAGGGGCCGAGGCACGGATCGGCCCCACCGTGGTCGAAGAGATCGACCCCCACCACAGCTTCGTGCGCGGCCGCTTCGGGCGCTACGCCGGGCTAAAGCGCCTGTCCGCCCTCAACGCATTCCTCGCCCTCTTCGGCTTCTGGCGTACCTTGGTGCGGCTGGCGAAACGAGAAGGGGTCGATGCCGTGCGTGCCGGTGACCCACTACTCTGCGGCCTCATCGGCCTGTGCGTCGCGCGCGCCACCGGGGCGAAGTTCGTAGTGCGGATCCCGGCCAACAACCGGATGATCCGCGCCTCCACCGGCGAACCTATGCAACCGCGCTTCACCCGCTCGATCCGGGTCGAGGAACGGCTCGAACACCTGGTGATCTCGCGCGCCGATGTCGTCATCGCACCCAGCTCCGACTACGCCGATTTCGCCGTCTCCAACGGCGCGAAACCCGGGGCGATCCACCTCGTGCGCTACGGTGCGATGATCGACCCGCGTCACCTAATCCCGGCTGCAGACCGACCCCCACCACAGGTGCCGGGGCTCGAAGTTCGTCTCGCCGAACGCCCTTGGATGCTGCACGTAGGCCGTCTTGACAGGATCAAGCACATCGAGGATTGCTTCGACGTCCTGGAAACCCTCGCGGGTGACGGCTCCGAAGCCGGGCTCATGCTCGTGGGCGACGGGCCGATGCGCGCAGCGCTCGAAGCCCGCAGCGAAAAGGCTGGGCTCGCAAACCGTACCCTCTTTCTTGGCAACTTAGCGCAAGACCAGCTGTTCGCGCTTCTTCCCACGGCCACCGTCGTTCTCTCACCGCTCACCGGCCGGGCGCTGGCCGAGGCCGCCTATGCCGCCTGCCCGATCGTCGCCTATGACCTCGACTGGCAGGGCGATCTCATCCTCGACGGAGAGACCGGCGTGCTCGTTCCCGCCCGCGACAGCGCGGCGATGGCGGCAGGAGCCGCGCGCCTCCTCGATGACCCCGACCACGCCCGGGCAATGGGCGCGGCGGTCCGCGCACTGGCCATCGACATGCTCTCGCCCGAAGCCGCCTACCGAACCGAACGCGCCGCCTACGATGCGCTGGGGATTGCGCCATGA
- a CDS encoding glycosyltransferase family 1 protein: MRALINASSFGDRPSGARSRFESLYPRLFRAMPEATFTLIVSADYSLPEEMRALGNLRILRLPFRSANRLLRRAFFALLPLAAPVVRRFDLIEDLSQPPSLLRARRRLLTVHDIRRLEISTGVASRVAYRLSLWLSERLGYDVVTVSQGMARQLAGYYPVDRIYVIENSMPALFLDRSAGRDRAARRHDAEEPFVLAVGHFEARKNYLRLVEAFDGICKGRDGLRLVIVGKDNGAKSALEADIAIRGIGDRVELLSDISDDALLTLYRSAEALVFPSFYEGFGIPLLEAMATACPMAISDIAVFREIAGEAALYFDPHDAEAIRGAIERLLDTGRLGEDLAHQGKARIAHFLPDVLAGKLAALYSGEHPA, translated from the coding sequence ATGAGGGCCCTCATCAACGCCAGCAGCTTCGGCGACCGCCCCTCCGGCGCGCGCAGCCGGTTTGAATCGCTTTATCCGCGGCTTTTCCGCGCCATGCCCGAAGCGACCTTCACGCTGATCGTGAGCGCTGACTACAGCCTGCCTGAGGAGATGCGCGCGCTCGGCAACCTTCGTATTCTCCGCCTGCCGTTCCGCAGCGCCAATCGCTTGCTTAGGCGGGCGTTTTTTGCGCTCCTGCCGCTCGCCGCACCCGTAGTGCGCCGCTTCGACCTCATCGAGGACCTGTCCCAACCGCCGTCACTCCTGCGCGCACGGCGGCGGCTCCTGACAGTGCACGACATTCGACGCCTCGAGATCTCGACGGGCGTCGCTTCGCGCGTGGCCTACCGGCTGTCGCTCTGGCTCAGCGAACGCCTGGGCTACGATGTCGTCACCGTTTCGCAAGGTATGGCGCGACAGCTTGCGGGCTACTACCCGGTCGACCGGATCTACGTGATAGAGAACAGCATGCCTGCGCTTTTCCTCGACCGTTCCGCCGGTCGGGACCGTGCGGCACGGCGACACGACGCCGAGGAGCCCTTTGTCCTGGCGGTCGGTCACTTCGAGGCCCGCAAGAACTACCTCCGCCTAGTCGAAGCCTTTGACGGGATCTGCAAGGGCCGTGACGGGCTGCGCCTGGTGATCGTGGGCAAAGACAATGGCGCCAAATCCGCGCTCGAGGCAGACATCGCCATCCGCGGCATCGGCGACCGCGTCGAGCTGCTCAGCGACATATCCGATGACGCCCTGCTTACGCTCTACAGATCAGCCGAGGCGCTGGTGTTCCCCTCCTTCTACGAGGGCTTCGGCATCCCGCTGCTCGAAGCGATGGCCACCGCCTGCCCGATGGCGATCAGCGACATCGCGGTGTTCCGCGAGATCGCCGGAGAGGCGGCGCTCTATTTCGATCCGCACGACGCCGAGGCGATCCGGGGCGCTATCGAACGCCTGCTCGACACCGGGCGGCTGGGCGAAGACCTCGCCCACCAAGGCAAGGCGCGGATCGCGCACTTCCTGCCCGACGTGCTTGCCGGCAAGCTGGCAGCCCTCTACAGCGGGGAGCATCCCGCGTGA
- a CDS encoding serine O-acetyltransferase yields the protein MTKDRIASWEDLKVYVAADLASIGKPLSFKSWIMDPTLRLTVVMRLLEYLTNTRKTALLRLPVLIWFRRLQVKLGFSIGPNIFGPGVAIVHHGLLIIDPTTRIGRNCRIHQGVHIGGAAVFVDPARAAEYSPRIGDNVYIGPGAKIYGPIRIGSNCTIGANAVVTEDFDGDGLLIAGVPAKVLATSETGERAQRGAGQDGA from the coding sequence ATGACCAAAGACCGGATCGCAAGCTGGGAAGACCTCAAAGTCTATGTTGCCGCCGACCTCGCCAGCATCGGCAAGCCGCTCAGTTTCAAATCCTGGATCATGGACCCCACGTTACGCCTCACCGTCGTGATGCGGCTCCTAGAATACCTAACCAACACGCGAAAAACCGCGCTCCTACGCCTGCCGGTGCTGATCTGGTTTCGCCGCCTCCAAGTGAAGCTCGGGTTTTCCATCGGCCCAAATATCTTCGGCCCCGGCGTCGCCATTGTTCATCACGGGCTGCTCATCATCGACCCGACCACGCGGATCGGCAGGAATTGCCGCATCCACCAGGGCGTGCATATCGGCGGGGCGGCGGTCTTCGTCGATCCTGCGAGAGCTGCGGAGTACTCGCCCCGGATTGGCGACAACGTCTATATCGGGCCGGGGGCCAAGATCTACGGGCCGATCCGTATCGGGTCGAACTGCACCATCGGCGCCAACGCGGTAGTGACCGAGGATTTCGACGGCGATGGGCTGCTGATCGCCGGGGTGCCTGCGAAGGTGCTGGCGACCAGCGAGACCGGCGAGCGGGCGCAGCGAGGGGCGGGGCAGGACGGCGCATGA
- the hisH gene encoding imidazole glycerol phosphate synthase subunit HisH — translation MSIAIADFGIGNIKSVRRLFEHIGVEAEIVHEPAGLEGAQKLVLPGVGAFDAGVAAIDDGGWRPVLDRLALEAKIPVLGICLGMQLLCRGSDEGSRPGLGWVPADVQAFSLQGTGLKVPHMGWALVTPTQDNPLLPLGEEEQLFYHTHSYHAVCDSPDKVLATSHYGYNFASAIRNGNVFGTQFHPEKSHRFGMALLKRFSELA, via the coding sequence ATGAGCATCGCCATCGCCGATTTCGGCATCGGCAACATCAAGTCGGTCCGGCGCCTTTTCGAGCATATCGGTGTCGAGGCCGAGATTGTGCACGAGCCCGCCGGACTCGAGGGGGCGCAAAAGCTCGTCCTGCCCGGCGTCGGCGCCTTTGACGCGGGCGTGGCCGCGATCGATGACGGCGGCTGGCGCCCGGTGCTCGACCGGCTTGCGCTCGAGGCGAAGATCCCGGTGTTGGGCATCTGTCTCGGGATGCAGCTTTTGTGCCGCGGCAGCGACGAGGGTAGCCGCCCGGGCCTCGGTTGGGTGCCCGCCGACGTGCAGGCCTTCTCGCTCCAAGGCACCGGCCTCAAGGTGCCGCACATGGGCTGGGCACTGGTGACTCCAACGCAGGACAATCCGCTTCTGCCTCTCGGCGAGGAGGAACAGCTCTTCTACCACACCCACAGCTATCACGCTGTCTGCGACAGCCCCGACAAAGTGCTGGCCACCAGCCATTATGGTTATAATTTCGCCTCCGCGATCCGCAATGGCAACGTCTTTGGCACTCAGTTTCACCCCGAAAAGAGCCACCGCTTCGGTATGGCGCTTCTCAAGCGTTTCTCGGAGCTCGCATGA
- a CDS encoding AglZ/HisF2 family acetamidino modification protein codes for MIGFRIIPSLLLSDRGLVKTEKFCNPKYVGDPINAIRIFNEKEVDELFVTDIEASVKGRGPDFEFIEQLASECFMPMGYGGGIKTYDQAKQLFDIGIEKVALQSTLATNRALVGQIAARYGSQAVVASVDVKKDWLGRRKPYSRAGAKFADASWQDMVKSVVGAGAGEVLLNAVDRDGTRGGMDLELIEEAASLVDVPVTAIGGAGSLDDFEAARGAGASAVAAGAFFVFQGPHKAVLISYPRPRELKELWRKQ; via the coding sequence ATGATCGGTTTTCGCATCATTCCGAGCCTCCTGCTGTCCGACCGCGGGCTGGTGAAAACAGAAAAATTCTGCAATCCCAAGTATGTAGGTGACCCGATCAACGCTATCCGGATCTTCAACGAAAAGGAGGTCGATGAGCTTTTCGTGACCGATATCGAGGCGAGCGTGAAGGGCCGGGGCCCTGATTTCGAGTTCATCGAACAGCTCGCCAGCGAGTGTTTCATGCCCATGGGCTATGGCGGCGGGATCAAGACCTACGATCAAGCCAAGCAGCTCTTCGATATCGGTATCGAGAAGGTGGCGCTGCAATCGACGCTCGCTACGAACCGCGCCCTCGTCGGGCAGATCGCCGCGCGCTACGGGTCACAGGCCGTCGTCGCCTCAGTCGACGTCAAGAAAGACTGGCTCGGGCGCAGGAAGCCCTACAGCCGGGCAGGAGCGAAGTTTGCCGACGCCAGCTGGCAGGATATGGTCAAATCCGTGGTCGGGGCGGGGGCCGGCGAAGTACTCCTCAACGCCGTTGACCGCGACGGCACCCGGGGTGGCATGGACCTTGAGCTGATCGAGGAAGCCGCAAGCCTCGTCGACGTTCCTGTCACCGCCATTGGCGGCGCAGGCTCGCTCGACGATTTCGAGGCCGCGCGCGGGGCGGGCGCAAGTGCTGTGGCGGCCGGGGCCTTCTTTGTCTTCCAGGGGCCGCATAAAGCGGTGTTGATCTCCTATCCGAGACCACGGGAACTCAAGGAATTGTGGCGCAAGCAATGA
- a CDS encoding N-acetyl sugar amidotransferase: protein MSNDNQVCTRCIMDSTAGDITFDENGVCNYCTTFLAKRAKHIEPDDAKRQERLDKLVSMVKASGQNKQYDCIVGLSGGVDSSWALVQAVRLGLRPLAVHMDSGWNSELAQNNISNLVRGLGVDLYTHVIDWPEIRGLMNAFFDADVIDVEVLYDNAMLAVNFQQAAKYGLKYILAGTNIVTEGVDIPKTWNWYKSDKRNITGISKRFGGPRLKTFPAISTLDTARYVMLNRIRWISFLDLLDYKKFETLEVLKAEFDYKPYPHKHYESVFTRFYQAYILPYKFNVDKRKPHLSSLVMSGEMTRDEALQQAAGIAYPSERDMETDRKYFIKKMGWSEEKFRDYMERPEKPHTDYPSEVNFYQFLLKMYRKLKLGHGRVRWDS from the coding sequence ATGAGCAACGACAATCAGGTCTGCACAAGGTGCATCATGGACAGCACCGCCGGTGACATCACCTTCGACGAGAACGGAGTGTGCAACTACTGCACCACCTTCCTCGCTAAACGCGCAAAGCACATCGAGCCCGACGACGCCAAGCGCCAGGAGCGGCTCGACAAGCTCGTCTCGATGGTCAAGGCGTCCGGCCAGAACAAGCAGTACGACTGCATTGTCGGTCTCTCGGGCGGGGTCGACAGCTCCTGGGCGCTGGTTCAGGCGGTCCGCCTCGGCCTGCGTCCGCTCGCCGTCCACATGGACTCGGGCTGGAACTCCGAGCTCGCCCAGAACAACATTTCCAACCTCGTGCGCGGGCTGGGGGTGGACCTCTACACACACGTGATCGACTGGCCCGAGATCCGCGGGCTCATGAACGCTTTCTTCGACGCCGACGTGATCGATGTCGAGGTGCTTTACGACAACGCCATGCTGGCGGTGAATTTCCAGCAGGCGGCGAAGTACGGGCTCAAATACATCCTCGCGGGCACCAACATCGTCACCGAAGGTGTAGACATCCCTAAGACCTGGAATTGGTACAAATCCGACAAGCGCAACATCACCGGCATATCGAAGCGCTTCGGCGGACCGAGGCTCAAGACGTTCCCGGCGATCTCTACCCTCGACACTGCGCGCTACGTGATGCTGAACCGGATTCGCTGGATCTCGTTCCTCGACCTCCTCGACTACAAGAAGTTCGAAACGCTCGAGGTGCTGAAAGCCGAATTCGACTACAAGCCTTATCCGCACAAGCACTATGAAAGTGTCTTCACACGGTTCTACCAAGCGTATATCTTACCGTACAAATTCAACGTCGACAAGCGCAAGCCGCACCTCTCTTCCCTCGTGATGAGCGGTGAGATGACCCGCGACGAGGCGCTTCAGCAGGCCGCGGGTATCGCTTACCCGTCCGAACGGGACATGGAGACCGACCGCAAATACTTCATCAAGAAGATGGGTTGGAGCGAAGAGAAATTCCGTGATTACATGGAACGGCCGGAGAAGCCGCATACCGACTACCCGTCGGAGGTGAACTTTTATCAGTTTCTGCTAAAAATGTACCGAAAGCTCAAGCTTGGCCACGGGCGAGTACGATGGGATAGCTAA
- a CDS encoding IS3 family transposase (programmed frameshift) translates to MRRSRFTEEQIISILKEHEAGVPVSDLCRKHGVSDASIYKWKARFGGMDVSEAKRLRALEDENAKLKRMLADAMLDNVALKDLPGKEVVTPAAERRAVVHLMDVHGMSERRACKATGFCRMTMRYKATRVNDASLRERMKAIAQERRRFGYRRLHVLLRREGFRVNHKRLFRLYREERLMVRPRGGRKRAIGTRAPMMIPLRPNERWSLDFVADQMTDGRRFRMLAIVDDCTRECLALVADTSLSGVRVARELDRLLAERGRPKMIVSDNGSEFTSNAILGWADAARVEWHYIAPGKPMQNGFIESFNGRLRDELLNETLFSSLSQARAALVRWQVDYNTDRPHSKLGWQTPNAFASTFHPRRDQTLRAMNGSASAPAAPHAREGKSNRQNELTAG, encoded by the exons ATGAGGCGCAGCCGCTTCACGGAAGAGCAGATCATCAGCATCCTGAAGGAGCATGAGGCCGGGGTGCCGGTCTCGGACCTGTGCAGGAAGCACGGGGTCAGCGACGCCAGCATCTACAAGTGGAAGGCCCGTTTCGGCGGGATGGACGTATCGGAGGCCAAGCGGCTGCGGGCGCTCGAGGATGAGAACGCCAAGCTGAAGCGCATGCTCGCCGACGCCATGCTGGACAACGTCGCGCTGAAGGATCTCC CTGGGAAAGAAGTGGTGACGCCCGCTGCCGAGCGCAGAGCTGTCGTCCACCTCATGGATGTCCATGGGATGAGCGAACGGCGGGCGTGTAAAGCCACCGGCTTCTGCCGCATGACCATGAGATACAAGGCCACGCGCGTGAATGACGCCTCGCTGCGGGAGCGGATGAAAGCCATCGCCCAGGAGCGGCGGCGGTTCGGGTATCGCCGTCTCCACGTCCTGCTCCGGCGGGAGGGCTTCCGGGTCAACCACAAGCGGTTGTTCCGGCTCTATCGTGAGGAACGGCTGATGGTGCGCCCGCGGGGTGGCCGCAAGCGGGCCATCGGGACGCGGGCGCCGATGATGATCCCGCTGCGGCCGAACGAGCGCTGGTCCCTCGACTTCGTCGCCGACCAGATGACCGACGGCCGTCGCTTCCGGATGCTGGCCATCGTGGACGATTGCACCCGCGAGTGCCTGGCGCTGGTGGCTGACACGTCGCTGTCCGGGGTGAGGGTCGCGCGCGAACTTGATCGCCTGCTGGCAGAGCGTGGCCGGCCGAAGATGATCGTCAGCGACAATGGCAGCGAGTTCACCTCCAATGCGATTCTGGGCTGGGCCGACGCGGCTCGGGTCGAATGGCACTACATCGCGCCCGGCAAGCCGATGCAGAACGGCTTCATCGAAAGCTTCAACGGCCGGCTGCGGGACGAACTGCTGAACGAGACGCTGTTCTCCAGCCTGTCTCAGGCCAGAGCTGCTCTCGTCCGGTGGCAGGTCGACTACAACACCGACCGGCCGCACTCCAAGCTGGGATGGCAGACGCCAAACGCCTTCGCGTCAACGTTCCACCCGCGGCGGGATCAGACGCTTCGCGCCATGAACGGCTCCGCGTCTGCCCCCGCCGCTCCGCACGCCCGAGAGGGCAAATCCAACCGCCAGAACGAACTCACAGCTGGATAG